A single region of the Capra hircus breed San Clemente chromosome 14, ASM170441v1, whole genome shotgun sequence genome encodes:
- the RPS20 gene encoding 40S ribosomal protein S20 encodes MAFKDTGKTPVEPEVAIHRIRITLTSRNVKSLEKVCADLIRGAKEKNLKVKGPVRMPTKTLRITTRKTPCGEGSKTWDRFQMRIHKRLIDLHSPSEIVKQITSISIEPGVEVEVTIADA; translated from the exons GCCTTTAAAGACACCGGCAAGACTCCCGTGGAGCCAGAGGTGGCCATTCACCGGATTAGGATCACCCTCACCAGCCGCAACGTGAAGTCTCTGGAGAAGG TGTGTGCTGACCTGATCAGAGGCGCGAAGGAAAAGAATCTCAAAGTGAAAGGACCAGTTCGGATGCCTACCAAG ACTCTGAGAATAACTACGAGGAAAACTCCTTGTGGTGAAGGTTCTAAGACTTGGGATCGATTCCAAATGAGGATCCACAAGCGACTCATTGACCTGCACAGCCCTTCTGAAATTGTCAAGCAGATCACTTCCATCAGTATTGAGCCGGGAGTCGAGGTGGAAGTCACCATTGCCGATGCCTAA